The Paenibacillus mucilaginosus 3016 genome includes the window GTTCTGGGGGCATTCGATTTGTGTTAATGGGAACATCAGTGGCGAGTTTGAATCAGCCCACATTTGAAACAGAAACGTAGAATTGGGGTCGAGCTTCGGGTCGGCTCTTTTTGCAGAAGGCCGCCAATCCATAGAGATCATGTTTGAATTTGAAGATCTTCCCATGAGGTATCCCCCGGTCTAAAAAAAGCTTGAACATGACGTTCCCCTTTAGAAACGTCCAAACCATAACCGGATTCATTACACCACTCCTAATGATAATCTCACCGGTAACCCCTGACCTTCTTGTCTTCCACATTATCGCATGTGATACGGGATCCCCGGCAACCGCTATCTTACGACCACAGAAAAATGAGGTCGACCAGGTCAAGCTCCCGAGTTTTCTTGCTCCCCAAAGGGGCCCATATTAACGGTTACCACCTCCATAACGTCTTCCACTATCGATTCCAACGAGCGGACTTTAGTGTCCCTGCTCCATTGTAAAGCCGATCCAAATACGCCCCAACTGACGACAAGAGCCAAAACCTCTAGCTTTTCTTGCGGGAGGCACTGGTTGGGCTTCGAATTAAGCCATTGCAGCAGGAGACGATACAATTCCTTTTGCATGGCTTTTTCAAGCAGCGGTTCGAATTGTCTGTCTCCCGGCGTGATGTACTGTCGAAACCGTACTTGAAATTGAAAGATGGTTTGAACAAGGATGCGCAGACTCCCCTGACTGAAAGGTGAATCATCCGGCAATTTTTTCCTGATGATGATTTTAAATTTCTCTGTCATCCAATACTCGAGAAAAGCAAACTTA containing:
- a CDS encoding TetR/AcrR family transcriptional regulator, which gives rise to MPVNPNDPRVKRTRQLFIQAFNDLLDEKRNLYSISVHDIAARASVNRATFYAHFEDKFAFLEYWMTEKFKIIIRKKLPDDSPFSQGSLRILVQTIFQFQVRFRQYITPGDRQFEPLLEKAMQKELYRLLLQWLNSKPNQCLPQEKLEVLALVVSWGVFGSALQWSRDTKVRSLESIVEDVMEVVTVNMGPFGEQENSGA